The nucleotide sequence GGCGGATCGAAGCTGCCGGAAAAGGCCCAAGCCATGCTAGAAGCGGCTCAACTCCACCAAATAACGCGGCAGGCGAGGATCACGTGACGATAGTCGAGCAAGGCACCGGACCCGCGGCAGCGACGCCGCCGGACCTGATCAAGGACACCACGACCCAAACCTTCGTGAAGGACGTTATCGAGGAATCGAAGCGCCAGCCGGTGCTGATCGACTTCTGGGCGCCGTGGTGCGGCCCCTGCAAGCAGCTCACGCCGGTCATCGAGAAAGCCGTCCGAGCAGCGAAGGGCAAGGTCAAGCTGGTCAAGATGAACATCGACGAGCATCCCGCCATTCCGGGACAGATGGGCATCCAGTCGATTCCCGCCGTCATCGCCTTCGTCAACGGCCAGCCGGCCGACGGCTTCATGGGCGCGGTACCCGAAAGCCAGGTTACCGCCTTCATCGACAAGCTGACCGCTGGCATGCCCGCGCCGGAAGACGATGTCGCCCTGATTTTGAATGAAGCCGAAGCCGCGATGGCGGCGGGCGATCCGGCAACCGCCGCGTCGATCTATGCCGAGGTGCTCGGCGTCGATGCCACCAATCTCGCCGCGCTCGCCGGGCTTGCGCGATGCTATGTCTCCGCCGGCGCGCTGGAGCAGGCCAAGCAGACGCTGGCGATGGTGCCGGAGTCCAAGCGCAGCGATGCCGCAATTTCCGCTGTGCAAACCATGCTCGATCTCGCGGAACAGGCGAAGGCCGTTGGCCCGGTGACCGAACTGGAGCAGAAGGTCGCCGCCAACCCGCTTGACCATCAGGCGCGCTTCGATCTTGCCGTCGCGCTCAACGCCAGCGGTAAACGCGCCGAGGCGGCCGGTCATCTGCTGGACATCGTCAAGCGCGACCGTAAATGGGACGACGACGGCGCGCGCAAGAAGCTCGTGCAGTTTTTCGAGGCGTGGGGACCGGACGACGATGCGACCGTGGACGGCCGCAAACGTCTGTCGACGATCCTTTTCTCCTGAAGCTCCTGACCGAGCTTCTTACGCCTGAGCTGAGGAAAGCGGATGCCGATCAACGCTGAATACCGTGGGCCCGCCGATCTGCCGAAAGTCATTCCGGTGTTTCCGTTGCCCGGAGCGTTGCTGCTGCCGCGCGGTCAGATGCCGCTCAATATTTTCGAGCCGCGCTATCTTCAGATGGTGGACGACGCATTTCGCGACGGACACCGCCTGATCGGAATGATCCAGCCCGACGTGACCCATTCCCAAAGCAACGAACGGCCGGCCCTGTTCAAGGTCGGCTGCGTCGGCCGCATTACCCAGCTCGCCGAATCCGGCGATGGCCGCTACATCCTCGAACTGACCGGCGTTGCGCGCTTCAGGATTCTCGAGGAGAAGACGGTGCTGACGCCGTACCGCCAGTGCCAGGTGGACTTCAGCGCGTTCCTTGACGATTTCATCGCGCGCAAGGGCGAGGAAGAAGTCGATCGCAAGGCGCTGCTGGAAGCGCTGACGCAGTTTCTCAAAGCCAACCAGCTCAAGGTGGATTGGGACGGCATCGAAAGCGCCCCCAATGAGGCGCTGGTCAATGCACTCGCGATGATGTCGCCCTATGGCCCGGCGGAAAAGCAGGCGCTGCTGGAAGCGCCGAACCTCAAGACCCGCGCGGAAATCCTGATCGCCGTCACCGAGATGGATCTCGCCAAGAAGCAGACATCCGGCGATCCGCCGCTGCAGTAACGAATGACGTCCGGGTTAGTATCCGGCGATCGCCAGCACGACCACCACGCTCAGCAGCATCCACCCAAAATGACGGCCGCGCTTGGCCCAGGCGTTGGCAGCGGCTGCGAAGGCAAACACCACGGCCATTGTGACAACGATCCAATGACGCGCCGTGTCAGAGCCCATCAACGGCGCCGTC is from Afipia massiliensis and encodes:
- the trxA gene encoding thioredoxin, coding for MTIVEQGTGPAAATPPDLIKDTTTQTFVKDVIEESKRQPVLIDFWAPWCGPCKQLTPVIEKAVRAAKGKVKLVKMNIDEHPAIPGQMGIQSIPAVIAFVNGQPADGFMGAVPESQVTAFIDKLTAGMPAPEDDVALILNEAEAAMAAGDPATAASIYAEVLGVDATNLAALAGLARCYVSAGALEQAKQTLAMVPESKRSDAAISAVQTMLDLAEQAKAVGPVTELEQKVAANPLDHQARFDLAVALNASGKRAEAAGHLLDIVKRDRKWDDDGARKKLVQFFEAWGPDDDATVDGRKRLSTILFS
- a CDS encoding LON peptidase substrate-binding domain-containing protein, which codes for MPINAEYRGPADLPKVIPVFPLPGALLLPRGQMPLNIFEPRYLQMVDDAFRDGHRLIGMIQPDVTHSQSNERPALFKVGCVGRITQLAESGDGRYILELTGVARFRILEEKTVLTPYRQCQVDFSAFLDDFIARKGEEEVDRKALLEALTQFLKANQLKVDWDGIESAPNEALVNALAMMSPYGPAEKQALLEAPNLKTRAEILIAVTEMDLAKKQTSGDPPLQ